One part of the Streptomyces sp. NBC_00286 genome encodes these proteins:
- a CDS encoding TetR/AcrR family transcriptional regulator, translating to MPTKKKPQVTASPARRSELLGTAAEVFAEQGYNATTVRKIADHAGMLAGSLYYHFDSKESMLEEILRTFLDELWDGYDTVLDAELGPRETLEALVIESFREIDRHRAAVAIYQKESKHLVSQERFAFLADSQRKFEKAWLSTLERGVAAEVFRADLDIRLTYRFVRDTVWVAASWYRPGGQHGPEEIARQYLSMVLDGIAVRT from the coding sequence GTGCCTACGAAGAAGAAGCCCCAGGTGACCGCCTCGCCCGCCAGGCGCAGTGAACTCCTCGGCACCGCCGCCGAGGTCTTCGCCGAGCAGGGCTACAACGCCACCACCGTCCGCAAGATCGCCGACCACGCGGGCATGCTCGCGGGCAGCCTCTACTACCACTTCGACTCCAAGGAATCGATGCTGGAAGAGATCCTGCGGACCTTCCTGGACGAGCTGTGGGACGGGTACGACACCGTCCTGGATGCCGAGCTCGGGCCCCGGGAGACGCTGGAGGCCCTGGTCATCGAGTCCTTCCGGGAGATCGACCGGCACCGCGCGGCCGTCGCCATCTACCAGAAGGAGTCCAAGCACCTGGTGTCGCAGGAGCGCTTCGCGTTCCTCGCCGACTCGCAGCGCAAGTTCGAGAAGGCCTGGCTGAGCACGCTGGAGCGGGGGGTGGCCGCCGAGGTGTTCCGGGCGGACCTCGACATACGGCTCACCTACCGGTTCGTCCGCGACACGGTGTGGGTCGCCGCGTCCTGGTACCGGCCCGGCGGACAGCACGGCCCCGAGGAGATCGCCCGGCAGTACCTGTCGATGGTGCTGGACGGGATCGCAGTACGTACGTAA
- a CDS encoding acetyl-CoA C-acetyltransferase — MAETYIVEAVRTPVGRRKGGLSGVHPADLGAHVLKALVARCGVDPAAVEDVVFGCLDTVGPQAGDIARTCWLAAGLPEEVPGVTVDRQCGSSQQAVHFAAQGVLSGTQDLVVAGGVQNMTQVPIGFASGRATAPLGLTEGPFAGSEGWRARYGDQPVNQFVGAEMIAAKWGISRLDQEEFALRSHQRALGAIDEGRFARETVPYGDVTVDEGPRRDTSLEKMAGLKPVIDGGTITAACSSQVSDGAAAMLLASERAVREHGLTPRARVHHLSVRGEDPIRMLTAPIPATAHALKKTGLTIDDIDLVEINEAFAPVVLAWLKETGADPAKVNVNGGAIALGHPLGATGVKLMTTLLHELERTGGRFGLQTMCEGGGQANVTIIERLS, encoded by the coding sequence ATGGCCGAGACCTACATCGTCGAAGCGGTCCGTACGCCCGTCGGGCGGCGCAAAGGGGGCCTGAGCGGGGTGCATCCCGCCGACCTTGGCGCGCATGTGCTGAAGGCTCTCGTCGCGCGCTGCGGAGTCGACCCGGCCGCTGTCGAGGACGTCGTCTTCGGCTGTCTGGACACCGTGGGGCCGCAGGCCGGTGATATCGCGAGGACGTGCTGGCTGGCGGCCGGACTGCCCGAGGAGGTGCCGGGCGTGACGGTCGACCGGCAGTGCGGTTCGTCGCAGCAGGCCGTGCACTTCGCCGCGCAGGGTGTGCTGTCCGGCACGCAGGACCTGGTGGTCGCGGGCGGGGTCCAGAACATGACGCAGGTCCCCATCGGCTTCGCCTCCGGGCGGGCCACCGCTCCGCTGGGGCTCACGGAGGGGCCGTTCGCGGGAAGCGAGGGGTGGCGGGCCCGGTACGGGGACCAGCCGGTCAACCAGTTCGTCGGCGCCGAGATGATCGCCGCCAAGTGGGGCATCAGCCGCCTCGACCAGGAGGAGTTCGCGCTGCGGTCCCATCAGCGGGCTCTCGGGGCGATCGACGAAGGCCGCTTCGCGCGCGAGACCGTGCCGTACGGCGACGTCACGGTCGACGAAGGGCCGCGCCGGGACACCTCACTGGAGAAGATGGCGGGCCTGAAGCCGGTCATCGACGGCGGCACCATCACCGCGGCCTGTTCCTCCCAGGTCTCCGACGGTGCCGCCGCGATGCTGCTGGCCTCCGAGCGGGCGGTACGCGAACACGGCCTGACGCCCCGCGCGCGCGTGCACCACCTCTCCGTACGAGGCGAGGACCCGATCCGCATGCTCACGGCCCCGATCCCGGCCACCGCACACGCCCTCAAGAAGACCGGCCTGACCATCGACGACATCGACCTCGTGGAGATCAACGAAGCCTTCGCCCCCGTCGTCCTGGCCTGGCTGAAGGAGACGGGCGCGGATCCGGCAAAGGTCAACGTCAACGGAGGCGCGATCGCCCTCGGCCACCCGCTGGGCGCGACCGGCGTCAAGCTGATGACGACGCTGCTGCACGAACTGGAGCGCACGGGAGGCCGGTTCGGCCTGCAGACGATGTGCGAGGGGGGCGGTCAGGCGAACGTGACGATCATCGAACGGCTCTCTTGA
- a CDS encoding type II toxin-antitoxin system RelE family toxin, translated as MKYAFRFTATAQRQLRTIDRTSAMRILTALTRLGDDPYRDDADVKKLSGHDDLYRLRVGDFRVAYCIDDGQLIILVVKVGNRRDVYRSL; from the coding sequence GTGAAGTACGCGTTCCGATTCACGGCCACCGCCCAGCGCCAACTCCGGACCATCGACCGAACCAGCGCCATGCGCATCCTCACTGCGCTCACGCGGCTCGGCGACGATCCGTACCGCGACGACGCCGACGTGAAGAAGCTCTCCGGCCACGATGACCTGTACCGGTTGCGCGTCGGTGACTTCCGCGTGGCTTACTGCATCGACGACGGCCAGCTCATCATTCTCGTCGTCAAGGTCGGCAACCGGCGCGACGTGTACCGCTCCCTCTGA
- a CDS encoding type II toxin-antitoxin system Phd/YefM family antitoxin: MSETKSIREARAGFASILDKAEAGEATVITRNGTPVAALVPMPDYDALEDAADELLAREALQHLDESTVSMAEVLADLFSETDDRGAA, from the coding sequence ATGTCCGAGACCAAGAGCATTCGCGAAGCCCGTGCAGGGTTCGCCTCGATCCTCGACAAGGCCGAGGCAGGCGAGGCGACCGTGATCACTCGCAATGGCACCCCGGTCGCCGCGCTCGTGCCCATGCCGGATTACGACGCGCTTGAGGACGCGGCAGACGAACTGCTGGCCCGCGAAGCGCTCCAGCACCTCGACGAGTCCACGGTGAGCATGGCCGAGGTCCTTGCGGATCTGTTCAGCGAGACCGACGACCGGGGCGCCGCGTGA
- a CDS encoding NAD(P)H-dependent flavin oxidoreductase: METTLTKLVGVRHPIVQTGMGWVAGPRLVSASANAGALGILASATMGLEELRRAVREVKSRTDAPFGVNLRADAGDAHDRVRIIIDEGVKVASFALAPSRELITELKDAGVVVIPSVGARRHAEKVAAWGADAVIVQGGEGGGHTGEVATTVLLPQVVDAVEIPVVAAGGFFDGRGLVAALAYGAAGIAMGTRFLLTSDSTVPDAVKAEYLTATVKDVTVTREVDGLPHRMLRTDLVNSLEGAGRTRSLARAVRRAATFRKLSGLTWPALIRDGLAMKHGKNLSWGQVLLAANTPMLLRASMVEGRTDLGVMASGQVAGVIEDLPSCAELVERVMTEAEGVLQELAMADR; encoded by the coding sequence ATGGAGACCACGCTGACGAAACTCGTCGGGGTACGCCACCCGATCGTGCAGACCGGTATGGGCTGGGTCGCGGGCCCCCGGCTGGTCTCCGCCTCCGCGAACGCGGGCGCTCTGGGGATCCTGGCCTCCGCGACCATGGGCCTGGAGGAGCTGAGGAGGGCCGTCCGGGAGGTCAAGTCCCGTACGGACGCGCCGTTCGGTGTGAACCTGCGGGCGGACGCGGGCGATGCCCACGACCGGGTGCGGATCATCATCGACGAGGGCGTGAAGGTCGCCTCGTTCGCGCTCGCGCCTTCCCGTGAGCTGATCACCGAGCTGAAGGACGCGGGTGTCGTCGTCATCCCGTCCGTAGGGGCCCGCCGCCATGCCGAGAAGGTCGCGGCCTGGGGCGCCGACGCGGTGATCGTGCAGGGCGGCGAGGGCGGCGGGCACACGGGCGAGGTGGCGACGACGGTGCTGTTGCCGCAGGTCGTGGACGCGGTGGAGATACCGGTCGTGGCAGCGGGCGGCTTCTTCGACGGCCGGGGCCTGGTCGCGGCGCTCGCGTACGGCGCGGCGGGCATCGCGATGGGCACCCGCTTCCTGCTCACCTCGGACTCCACGGTCCCGGACGCCGTGAAGGCCGAGTACCTGACGGCGACGGTCAAGGACGTCACGGTGACGAGGGAAGTGGACGGACTGCCCCACCGCATGCTCCGCACGGACCTGGTCAACTCCCTTGAGGGAGCGGGCCGTACAAGATCCCTGGCGCGGGCAGTGCGCCGAGCCGCCACGTTCCGCAAGCTCTCCGGCCTCACCTGGCCCGCGCTGATCCGCGACGGTCTCGCCATGAAGCACGGCAAGAACCTGTCCTGGGGCCAGGTCCTGCTCGCCGCGAACACGCCGATGCTGCTGCGCGCGTCGATGGTCGAGGGGCGTACGGATCTGGGGGTGATGGCATCGGGCCAGGTGGCCGGCGTGATCGAGGACCTGCCGTCGTGCGCGGAGCTGGTGGAACGCGTGATGACGGAGGCGGAGGGGGTGCTTCAGGAGCTGGCTATGGCCGATCGGTGA
- a CDS encoding CoA-transferase subunit beta — protein sequence MSEVRSSEVLSDVTRAEYCVIACAEAWRDNGEVLASPMGAVPSVGARLARLTFAPDLLLTDGEAMLVGPDGTVEGWLPYRQHLTMVTGGRRHVMMGASQIDRFGNQNISCIGDWERPARQLLGVRGAPVNTLNNPVSYWVPRHSTRVFVEKVDMICGVGYDSAAAAGPTASRYHRIPRVVSNLGVFDFATPDRSMRLASLHPGVTVEEVREATGFELTVPEEVPYTRGPTGEELELIREVLDPQGLRNREVRS from the coding sequence ATGAGCGAGGTACGGAGCAGCGAGGTACTGAGCGACGTCACGCGGGCCGAGTACTGCGTGATCGCCTGCGCCGAGGCCTGGCGGGACAACGGCGAGGTGCTGGCCAGCCCCATGGGTGCCGTCCCGTCGGTCGGCGCCCGGCTCGCCAGGCTGACCTTCGCCCCGGACCTGCTCCTCACCGACGGCGAGGCGATGCTGGTCGGCCCGGACGGTACCGTGGAGGGCTGGCTGCCGTACCGGCAGCACCTCACGATGGTCACCGGCGGCCGACGCCACGTGATGATGGGCGCCAGCCAGATAGACCGGTTCGGCAACCAGAACATCTCCTGCATAGGCGACTGGGAGCGGCCCGCGCGGCAGCTTCTCGGGGTGCGGGGCGCGCCGGTCAACACCCTCAACAATCCGGTCAGTTACTGGGTCCCCAGGCACTCCACCCGGGTCTTCGTCGAGAAGGTCGACATGATCTGCGGGGTGGGGTACGACAGCGCCGCGGCGGCCGGTCCCACGGCGAGCCGCTACCACCGCATACCGCGGGTCGTCTCCAACCTCGGTGTGTTCGACTTCGCGACCCCGGACCGCTCGATGCGGCTCGCCTCGCTGCATCCCGGGGTGACGGTCGAGGAGGTCAGGGAGGCGACGGGCTTCGAGCTGACGGTTCCCGAGGAGGTGCCGTACACCCGCGGACCCACTGGGGAGGAGCTGGAGTTGATACGCGAGGTGCTCGACCCGCAGGGGCTGCGCAACCGTGAGGTCAGGAGCTGA
- a CDS encoding CoA transferase subunit A produces MSDKTMSAEEVVGRLESGMTIGIGGWGSRRKPMALVRALLRSGITDLTVVSYGGPDVGMLAAAGRIRKLVAAFATLDSIPLEPHYRSARESGALELMEIDEAMFMWGLHAAANRLPFIPVRAGLGSDVMRVNPGLRTVTSPYEDASTGLQETFVAMPALRMDAALVHVNRADRVGNGQYLGPDPYFDDLFCEAADTAYVSCERIVDTAELTKEAAPQTLLIKRHSVTGVVEAPNGAHFTSCAPDYDRDEDFQRLYATTPWPEFAERFLHGGEKDYQTAVQAWHASNEER; encoded by the coding sequence GTGAGCGACAAGACCATGTCGGCGGAGGAGGTCGTCGGCCGTCTGGAGAGCGGGATGACCATCGGCATCGGCGGCTGGGGGTCACGCCGCAAGCCGATGGCACTGGTGAGAGCACTGCTCCGTTCCGGGATCACCGATCTCACAGTCGTCTCGTACGGCGGTCCGGACGTCGGCATGCTCGCGGCCGCCGGGCGGATACGGAAACTGGTCGCCGCCTTCGCGACCCTCGACTCGATCCCCCTCGAACCGCACTACCGCTCGGCGCGCGAGAGCGGTGCTCTCGAACTGATGGAGATCGACGAGGCGATGTTCATGTGGGGCCTGCACGCCGCCGCGAACCGGCTGCCCTTCATACCGGTGCGGGCCGGCCTCGGCTCGGACGTGATGCGGGTCAACCCCGGGCTGCGGACGGTCACTTCACCGTACGAGGACGCATCGACGGGACTCCAGGAGACGTTCGTCGCCATGCCCGCCCTGCGCATGGACGCCGCGCTGGTCCATGTGAACCGAGCGGACCGGGTCGGCAACGGGCAGTACCTGGGCCCGGATCCGTACTTCGACGACCTGTTCTGCGAGGCGGCCGACACCGCGTATGTCTCCTGCGAGCGCATCGTCGACACGGCCGAGCTGACGAAGGAGGCCGCCCCGCAGACGCTGCTGATCAAACGGCACAGCGTGACCGGCGTCGTAGAGGCCCCGAACGGGGCGCACTTCACGTCCTGCGCACCCGACTACGACCGGGACGAGGACTTCCAGCGGCTGTACGCGACCACGCCCTGGCCGGAGTTCGCCGAGCGGTTCCTGCACGGGGGCGAGAAGGACTACCAGACGGCCGTACAAGCCTGGCATGCGTCGAACGAGGAGCGCTGA
- a CDS encoding enoyl-CoA hydratase family protein — MGVSTSSPEKGISVVTVDFPPVNALPVHGWFDLADAVRTAGRDPEIRCVVLTAEGRGFNAGVDIKEIQREQDGQEHDGQERDGRQRDGRRGATGHGALIGANRGCAEAFAAVYECEVPVVAAVRGFCLGGGIGLVGNADAIVASDDATFGLPELDRGALGAATHLARLVPQHLMRALYYTSRTATAAELHAHGSVWRVVPRAEVLDAALELAREIAAKDGQLIRLAKSAINGIDPVDVRRSYRFEQGFTFEAGLSGVADRVRSTFGQETSGEEDR, encoded by the coding sequence ATGGGTGTCTCCACCTCGTCCCCGGAGAAGGGGATTTCCGTCGTCACGGTCGACTTCCCGCCCGTGAACGCGCTTCCGGTGCACGGCTGGTTCGACCTGGCCGACGCCGTGCGCACGGCGGGCCGCGACCCCGAGATCCGCTGTGTAGTGCTGACCGCCGAGGGGCGGGGGTTCAACGCCGGTGTCGACATCAAGGAGATACAGCGGGAGCAGGACGGGCAGGAGCACGACGGGCAGGAGAGAGACGGACGGCAGCGGGACGGTCGGCGGGGCGCGACGGGCCATGGTGCGCTGATAGGCGCCAACCGCGGCTGCGCCGAGGCGTTCGCCGCGGTGTACGAGTGCGAGGTGCCCGTGGTGGCGGCCGTACGGGGCTTCTGCCTGGGCGGCGGCATCGGTCTCGTGGGGAACGCGGACGCGATCGTGGCGAGCGACGACGCCACGTTCGGGCTGCCCGAGCTGGACCGGGGCGCACTGGGCGCGGCCACGCATCTGGCGCGCCTCGTGCCACAGCACCTGATGCGGGCGCTGTACTACACCTCGCGTACGGCCACGGCGGCCGAGCTGCACGCGCACGGTTCGGTGTGGCGGGTCGTGCCGCGTGCCGAAGTCCTCGACGCCGCCCTGGAGTTGGCGCGGGAGATCGCGGCCAAAGACGGACAGCTGATCCGGCTCGCCAAGTCCGCCATCAACGGCATCGACCCCGTCGACGTACGCCGCAGCTACCGCTTCGAGCAGGGCTTCACCTTCGAGGCGGGCCTCAGCGGAGTGGCGGACCGGGTCCGGAGCACATTCGGCCAGGAGACATCTGGAGAGGAGGACCGGTGA
- a CDS encoding SDR family oxidoreductase has translation MDNREDSRQDKRLVVVTGGTRGVGAGIARAFAEAGAEVVACARRPPEIPVEGVEFMPLDVRDPAAVRAFFDALPRLDVLVNNAGGAPYRLLDRADAAERHARVIELNLTAPLTVSLAAYEHLKRARGSIVMIGSVGGTRPSPGTAAYGAAKAGLENLARSMAVEWAPDVRVNTLVVGMVRTELSHLHYGDDEGIASVARTVPLGRLAAPSDIGEAAVFLASDAAAYITGASLLVHGGGERPAFLDAATVNKAATANKRVNKGS, from the coding sequence GTGGATAACCGGGAGGACAGCCGGCAGGACAAGCGACTCGTGGTGGTCACCGGCGGAACCCGCGGCGTCGGCGCCGGGATCGCCCGGGCGTTCGCAGAGGCCGGTGCCGAGGTCGTGGCCTGCGCCCGCAGACCCCCCGAAATACCGGTCGAGGGAGTCGAGTTCATGCCCCTCGACGTGCGCGACCCGGCGGCCGTGCGCGCCTTCTTCGACGCGCTACCTCGCCTCGATGTCCTGGTCAACAACGCGGGCGGCGCCCCGTACCGGCTGCTCGACCGGGCGGACGCCGCCGAGCGGCACGCGCGCGTGATCGAGCTCAACCTCACCGCACCGCTGACCGTGTCCCTGGCGGCGTACGAACATCTCAAACGTGCCCGGGGCTCGATCGTGATGATCGGCAGCGTCGGCGGGACCCGGCCCTCTCCCGGTACGGCGGCCTACGGAGCGGCCAAGGCCGGCCTGGAGAATCTGGCCCGGTCGATGGCCGTGGAGTGGGCGCCGGACGTCCGCGTCAACACGCTGGTCGTCGGGATGGTCCGCACCGAACTGTCCCACCTCCACTACGGGGACGATGAGGGCATCGCGTCCGTGGCCCGCACGGTCCCTCTGGGCCGCCTCGCCGCTCCCTCGGACATCGGCGAAGCGGCCGTGTTCCTCGCCTCGGACGCCGCCGCGTACATCACCGGCGCCAGCCTGCTCGTGCACGGCGGGGGAGAGCGGCCCGCCTTCCTGGACGCGGCGACGGTCAACAAGGCCGCGACTGCCAACAAGAGGGTCAATAAGGGGAGTTGA
- a CDS encoding SDR family oxidoreductase: MTGICCGRVVIVTGAGRGLGRAHALAFAAEGARVVVNDLGVGLDGAPGPDSPAALVVEEIRAGGGEAVAHGGDVATRAGAESLIAAALDAFGRLDTLVNNAGFLRDRMLVNLDEDDWDAVVRVHLKGHFLPLQQAAAHWRAEAKAGRTPEARVVNTSSGAGLLGSVGQGNYSAAKAGIVGLTLVAAAEMGRYGVQVNAIAPAARTRMTERAFADTMAAPEPGTGFDAMAPENVSPLVVWLGSAACVGVTGRVFEAEGGRITVMEGWRAGPTADNGARWTPAEAGDAARKLLAGAEVPGAVYGA, from the coding sequence ATGACCGGAATCTGTTGCGGCCGGGTAGTGATCGTCACCGGGGCGGGACGGGGCCTCGGGCGGGCGCATGCCCTCGCCTTCGCGGCCGAGGGGGCGCGGGTCGTCGTCAACGACCTCGGTGTCGGGCTCGACGGAGCGCCCGGGCCGGACAGCCCGGCCGCGCTTGTCGTCGAGGAGATCCGGGCGGGCGGAGGGGAGGCCGTCGCGCATGGCGGGGACGTCGCCACGCGCGCGGGCGCCGAGTCGCTGATCGCGGCGGCGCTCGATGCGTTCGGGCGGCTCGACACGCTCGTCAACAACGCCGGGTTTCTGCGCGACCGGATGCTTGTGAATCTCGACGAGGACGACTGGGACGCTGTTGTGCGCGTCCACCTGAAGGGGCACTTTCTGCCGCTTCAGCAGGCCGCCGCGCACTGGCGGGCGGAGGCGAAGGCCGGGCGTACGCCTGAGGCGCGCGTCGTCAACACCAGCTCCGGAGCGGGGCTGTTGGGGTCGGTCGGGCAGGGCAACTACAGCGCGGCGAAGGCGGGCATCGTCGGGCTCACGCTGGTGGCTGCCGCCGAGATGGGCCGCTATGGAGTGCAGGTCAACGCCATCGCGCCGGCCGCGCGTACGCGGATGACGGAGCGGGCCTTCGCCGACACGATGGCGGCGCCGGAGCCTGGCACTGGCTTCGACGCCATGGCGCCCGAGAACGTCTCGCCGCTCGTCGTCTGGCTCGGCTCGGCCGCGTGCGTCGGGGTGACTGGGCGGGTCTTTGAGGCGGAGGGTGGGCGGATCACTGTCATGGAGGGATGGCGGGCTGGGCCGACCGCGGACAATGGGGCGCGGTGGACGCCGGCCGAGGCGGGGGATGCGGCTCGCAAGTTGCTTGCGGGGGCGGAGGTGCCGGGGGCTGTGTACGGGGCGTGA